A portion of the Thermoleophilaceae bacterium genome contains these proteins:
- a CDS encoding HIT family protein, whose amino-acid sequence MADDDCIFCKLAAGELPAQVVDEDEHTLAFMDINPWTRGHALVIPRNHSKNLYEVEDEDFAHASVAAARLARTMRDRLACDGVNVLNCCEPAAWQTVFHFHLHVIPRYAGDPLALPTRPLEMDQDELAAVADDLRG is encoded by the coding sequence ATGGCGGACGACGACTGCATCTTCTGCAAGCTCGCCGCGGGAGAGCTGCCGGCGCAGGTGGTGGACGAGGACGAGCACACGCTCGCCTTCATGGACATCAACCCCTGGACGCGCGGCCACGCGCTGGTCATCCCGCGCAACCACTCGAAGAACCTCTACGAGGTCGAGGACGAGGACTTCGCCCACGCGTCCGTCGCGGCGGCCCGGCTGGCCCGCACCATGCGCGACCGCCTCGCCTGCGACGGCGTCAACGTCCTCAACTGCTGCGAGCCGGCCGCCTGGCAGACGGTCTTCCACTTCCACCTCCACGTCATCCCGCGCTACGCGGGCGACCCGCTGGCACTGCCCACGCGCCCGCTCGAGATGGACCAGGACGAGCTGGCCGCCGTTGCCGACGATCTCCGTGGCTGA
- a CDS encoding CBS domain-containing protein → MATLVRDIMDADPATVGEDSPVEEVIRVLQEHELPGVPVVNEGGRCVGIVTEADLVLADEQGDLHLPHYVNVFGGLVFLEPLQRFEKRLRKAFAATAKDMMSADPDTVEVEATVEEAGRIISRAGHNRLPVVEHGRLVGVVTRVDVLEALVGRE, encoded by the coding sequence ATGGCCACCCTCGTGCGCGACATCATGGACGCCGACCCCGCCACCGTCGGAGAGGACTCCCCGGTCGAGGAGGTCATCCGCGTGCTCCAGGAGCACGAGCTGCCCGGCGTCCCGGTGGTCAACGAGGGCGGACGCTGCGTGGGGATCGTCACCGAGGCCGACCTCGTGCTGGCCGACGAGCAGGGCGACCTCCACCTGCCCCACTACGTGAACGTGTTCGGCGGCCTCGTCTTCCTGGAGCCGCTCCAGCGCTTCGAGAAGCGGCTGCGCAAGGCGTTCGCCGCCACCGCCAAGGACATGATGAGCGCGGACCCCGACACGGTGGAGGTGGAAGCCACCGTGGAGGAGGCGGGCCGGATCATCTCGCGGGCGGGGCACAACCGGCTGCCGGTGGTCGAGCACGGCCGGCTCGTGGGCGTGGTCACGCGCGTGGACGTGCTCGAGGCGCTGGTCGGACGGGAGTAG
- a CDS encoding HDIG domain-containing metalloprotein: MTALDGQAPVRAVRAALGEREGVWIVGGTVRDALLGRDVSDVDLAVSGDAEPAARAVAAAVRGPVFSMSDDFGTWRAIDREGGWVCDVSPLQAPTLEGDLALRDFTVNAMAVPLAGGDPVDPQGGRADLDAGVLRVLGPEAYERDPLRPLRLARLATELPLAPEPETERLTAAAAPQVTRASAERVFAELRRIVVAERALHGLELAERLGLMKAVLPELHDLQGVEQSSYHHLDVHEHTREVLREQVALETGLEELFGELAPRVESVLAQPLADELTRGQALRFGALLHDIAKPATREVRPDGRVTFMGHDSLGDEMIAAICTRLRTSTRLREYIGALARHHLVLGFLVHQRPLAPRTVYHYVKRTEPVAVEVTVLSCADRRATRGRNAEEAIATHLELARELMAAALAWREQGPPTPLLRGGALARELDIEPGPELGRLLAELEAAQYAGEVTTRDEAVAHARSVRQNRA, from the coding sequence ATGACTGCGCTGGACGGCCAGGCCCCCGTCCGCGCCGTCCGGGCGGCGCTGGGGGAGCGCGAGGGCGTCTGGATCGTGGGCGGCACGGTGCGTGACGCGCTCCTGGGCCGCGACGTCTCAGACGTTGACCTGGCTGTGTCCGGCGACGCCGAGCCGGCCGCCCGCGCCGTGGCCGCCGCCGTGCGCGGGCCGGTCTTCTCGATGTCCGATGACTTCGGCACCTGGCGCGCCATCGACCGCGAGGGCGGCTGGGTGTGCGACGTCTCGCCGCTCCAGGCCCCCACGCTCGAGGGCGACCTGGCGCTGCGCGACTTCACCGTGAACGCCATGGCGGTGCCGCTCGCCGGCGGCGACCCCGTGGACCCCCAGGGCGGCCGCGCCGACCTCGACGCGGGCGTCCTGCGCGTGCTCGGCCCCGAGGCGTACGAGCGCGACCCGCTGCGCCCCCTGCGCCTGGCCCGCCTGGCCACCGAGCTGCCGCTGGCGCCCGAGCCCGAGACCGAGCGGCTCACCGCCGCGGCCGCGCCGCAGGTCACGCGCGCCTCGGCCGAGCGGGTGTTCGCCGAGCTGCGGCGCATCGTGGTGGCCGAGCGCGCGCTGCACGGGCTGGAGCTGGCGGAGCGGCTGGGGCTGATGAAGGCCGTGCTGCCCGAGCTGCACGACCTGCAGGGGGTGGAGCAGAGCAGCTACCACCACCTCGACGTGCACGAGCACACGCGGGAGGTGCTGCGCGAGCAGGTGGCGCTCGAGACGGGCCTGGAGGAGCTGTTCGGCGAGCTGGCCCCGCGCGTGGAGTCGGTGCTGGCCCAGCCGCTGGCCGACGAGCTCACGCGCGGCCAGGCGCTGCGCTTCGGCGCCCTGCTGCACGACATCGCCAAGCCCGCCACCCGCGAGGTGCGCCCGGACGGTCGCGTGACGTTCATGGGGCACGACTCGCTGGGGGACGAGATGATCGCCGCGATCTGCACGCGCCTGCGCACGAGCACGCGCCTGCGCGAGTACATCGGGGCGCTCGCCCGCCACCACCTCGTGCTCGGCTTCCTCGTGCACCAGCGGCCGCTGGCGCCGCGCACCGTCTACCACTACGTCAAGCGCACCGAGCCGGTGGCCGTGGAGGTCACCGTCCTCTCGTGCGCCGACCGCCGCGCCACGCGCGGGCGCAACGCCGAGGAAGCGATCGCCACCCATCTCGAGCTCGCCCGCGAGCTCATGGCCGCAGCCCTGGCCTGGCGCGAGCAGGGGCCGCCCACGCCGCTCCTGCGCGGCGGAGCGCTGGCGCGCGAGCTGGACATCGAGCCCGGCCCCGAGCTGGGCCGCCTGCTGGCCGAGCTGGAGGCGGCGCAGTACGCCGGCGAGGTCACCACCCGCGACGAGGCGGTGGCTCACGCCCGGTCCGTGCGCCAGAATCGGGCTTGA
- a CDS encoding NAD(P)H-hydrate dehydratase: MTGLPDWLDPLFDAREMRAADAWAIEEQSVPSLDLMERAGAGLARATARLARGGQVLVLVGKGNNGGDGLVVARLLRQEGREVDVVATAPLGELKGDAAVNLERLPGERPRQWDGRALQNAGVVVDALLGTGFSGVPREPVAGAIAAINAQDPPVVACDVPSGVDAATGEVLGQAVRATVTATFHGPKIGLHVAPGAHHAGEVEVVEIGIPRGAPGAAGAGLIADRVLGLVPHRPRDGSKFSSGTVVVAGGSTGLTGAPTMAALAAMRAGAGYVQLAVPSSTEVVFEVKLTESMTHPLPERDGGHVAEGAERVAELAQRAGAVVLGPGIGRGDGALAFAREVASTVEAPIVIDADGLNAHAGDLETLRGRPGPTVLTPHAGELARLLGTDSGDVAAHRLACARAAAERSGCVVLLKGDDTIVAAPGGPVAVSRGASPALATAGTGDVLSGVIAAFLAKGLGPFEAASAGTQAHARAGREAAARLGADHTIAGDVIDTLPTALQL, encoded by the coding sequence GTGACCGGCCTGCCCGACTGGCTCGACCCGCTCTTCGACGCTCGCGAGATGCGCGCCGCCGACGCCTGGGCCATCGAGGAGCAGAGCGTGCCCTCGCTCGACCTGATGGAACGGGCCGGCGCCGGCCTTGCGCGGGCCACCGCGCGTCTGGCCCGCGGCGGGCAGGTGCTCGTCCTCGTGGGCAAGGGCAACAACGGCGGCGACGGCCTGGTGGTGGCGCGGCTGCTGCGCCAGGAGGGCCGGGAGGTGGACGTGGTCGCCACGGCCCCCCTCGGCGAGCTCAAGGGCGACGCCGCCGTCAACCTCGAGCGGCTACCGGGCGAGCGCCCACGCCAGTGGGACGGCCGCGCCCTGCAGAACGCGGGCGTGGTGGTGGACGCCCTGCTGGGCACCGGCTTCTCGGGCGTGCCACGCGAGCCCGTGGCCGGCGCCATCGCCGCCATCAACGCCCAGGATCCGCCCGTCGTGGCCTGCGACGTGCCCAGCGGCGTGGACGCCGCCACGGGCGAGGTGCTCGGCCAGGCGGTGCGCGCCACCGTGACCGCCACCTTCCACGGCCCCAAGATCGGCCTGCACGTGGCCCCGGGCGCGCACCATGCGGGGGAGGTGGAGGTGGTGGAGATCGGCATCCCGCGCGGGGCGCCGGGAGCGGCCGGCGCCGGGCTGATAGCCGACCGCGTGCTCGGCCTCGTTCCCCACCGCCCGCGCGACGGCTCCAAGTTCAGCTCGGGCACGGTGGTGGTGGCGGGCGGCTCCACCGGCCTCACCGGCGCCCCGACCATGGCCGCGCTGGCCGCCATGCGCGCGGGGGCCGGCTACGTGCAGCTTGCGGTGCCCTCCTCCACCGAGGTCGTCTTCGAGGTCAAGCTCACCGAGTCCATGACCCATCCGCTGCCCGAGCGCGACGGCGGGCACGTGGCGGAGGGGGCGGAGCGCGTGGCCGAGCTGGCGCAGCGGGCGGGGGCTGTCGTGCTCGGCCCGGGCATAGGGCGCGGCGACGGCGCGTTGGCCTTCGCCCGCGAGGTGGCGAGCACGGTGGAGGCGCCCATTGTGATCGACGCTGACGGCCTGAACGCCCACGCCGGCGACCTCGAGACGCTGCGCGGGCGCCCCGGCCCCACCGTGCTCACCCCGCACGCGGGTGAGCTGGCGCGCCTGCTCGGCACCGACTCCGGCGACGTGGCCGCGCACCGCCTGGCCTGCGCCCGCGCGGCCGCCGAGCGCAGCGGCTGCGTGGTGCTGCTCAAGGGCGACGACACCATCGTGGCGGCGCCCGGCGGCCCGGTGGCCGTGAGCCGCGGCGCCAGCCCCGCCCTGGCCACGGCCGGCACCGGCGACGTGCTCTCGGGCGTGATCGCCGCCTTCCTCGCCAAGGGCCTGGGCCCGTTCGAGGCCGCCTCCGCCGGGACGCAGGCCCACGCCCGCGCCGGCCGCGAGGCCGCGGCCCGCCTGGGCGCCGACCACACGATCGCCGGCGACGTGATCGACACACTGCCGACGGCATTGCAGCTGTAG
- the corA gene encoding magnesium/cobalt transporter CorA, with product MIVDCAVYEGGRRRDGRLPLEQAYEAGRSDDAFVWIGLHEPTEEEFESLTREFGLHELAVEDAIKAHQRPKLEVYEGMVFVVLKTVRWLADERDLEFGEILLFVGRGFVISVRHGEHSELHDVRLALEHRPELLGHGETAVAHAIVDRVVDGYEPVISALEIEVEELEQEVFSASRTNPVEQIYELKRESIELHRAVAPLTGPLDRLARGELAVPDEVRSYFRDVHDHVVRSNERVEALRELLTSVLEANLTQVSVRQNEDVRRISAWVAIIAVPTMIAGVYGMNFDNMPELEWTYGYPLVVGVMAAICLGLYRYFRRAGWL from the coding sequence ATGATCGTCGACTGCGCCGTCTACGAGGGTGGCCGCCGCCGTGACGGCCGGCTCCCGCTCGAGCAGGCCTACGAAGCCGGGCGCTCCGACGACGCCTTCGTCTGGATCGGCCTGCACGAGCCCACCGAGGAGGAGTTCGAATCGCTCACCCGCGAGTTCGGGCTGCACGAGCTCGCGGTGGAGGACGCGATCAAGGCCCACCAGCGCCCCAAGCTCGAGGTCTACGAGGGCATGGTCTTCGTCGTGCTCAAGACGGTGCGCTGGCTGGCCGACGAGCGCGACCTCGAGTTCGGCGAGATCCTGCTGTTCGTCGGCCGCGGCTTCGTGATCTCGGTGCGCCACGGCGAGCACAGCGAGCTGCACGACGTGCGCCTGGCGCTCGAGCACCGGCCCGAGCTGCTGGGCCACGGCGAGACCGCCGTGGCCCACGCCATCGTGGATCGCGTGGTGGACGGCTACGAGCCCGTCATCTCCGCGCTCGAGATCGAGGTGGAGGAGCTGGAGCAGGAGGTGTTCTCGGCGTCGCGCACGAACCCGGTGGAGCAGATCTACGAGCTCAAGCGCGAGTCGATCGAGCTGCACCGCGCCGTGGCCCCGCTCACCGGCCCGCTCGACCGCCTCGCGCGCGGCGAGCTCGCCGTTCCCGACGAGGTGCGCTCGTACTTCCGCGACGTGCACGACCACGTCGTGCGCTCCAACGAGCGCGTGGAGGCGCTGCGCGAGCTGCTCACCAGCGTGCTCGAGGCCAACCTCACCCAGGTCAGCGTGCGCCAGAACGAGGACGTGCGGCGCATCTCCGCCTGGGTGGCCATCATCGCCGTGCCCACCATGATCGCGGGCGTCTACGGCATGAACTTCGACAACATGCCCGAGCTCGAGTGGACCTACGGCTATCCGCTGGTGGTGGGCGTGATGGCCGCGATCTGCCTAGGTCTCTACCGCTACTTCCGCAGGGCCGGCTGGCTCTGA
- a CDS encoding helix-turn-helix transcriptional regulator encodes MQITSLNTDDTILAELGSRLAATRLERNLSQAQLAVEAGVSKSTVERLEDGEPASLASFIRVLRALGLADGLERIVPEPLPSPIEQLKLQGRRRRRASGSRGGHEDTAAEPWTWGDDAEGGR; translated from the coding sequence ATGCAGATCACCTCTCTCAACACAGACGACACCATCCTGGCCGAGCTCGGCAGCCGGCTTGCGGCCACGCGCCTGGAGCGCAACCTCAGCCAGGCGCAGCTCGCGGTGGAGGCCGGGGTCTCCAAGAGCACCGTGGAGCGGCTGGAGGACGGCGAGCCCGCGTCCCTGGCCAGCTTCATCCGCGTCCTGCGCGCGCTCGGCCTGGCCGACGGCCTCGAGCGCATCGTGCCCGAGCCGCTCCCCAGCCCCATCGAGCAGCTCAAGCTGCAGGGGAGGCGCCGCCGCCGGGCCTCCGGCTCCAGGGGCGGCCACGAGGACACGGCCGCCGAGCCCTGGACCTGGGGTGACGATGCCGAGGGCGGCCGATGA
- a CDS encoding M28 family peptidase, whose protein sequence is MNALGQDDLRDLVTRLAAMERPSASDGERRAAELIAAELRAAGAQLVRLEEERVHGTYWWPLGLLTGLAALAGLGRSRVAGVAAGAFAAAGVADDVRHERRWFRRLFLPKRTTVNVHAELGPAGAEHTVVLVAHHDAAHSGLVFHPGPPRWILRRYPKLLEASNTTPGTLWGAFFGPLAVALGSLLGLRPLRRIGALLSLGNAAAMADIGLRKVVPGANDNLTGVAAVVSLAHALRANPLERTRVILLSTGSEESFSEGMQAWGRRHFPSLPTDSTDFICVDTVGSPRLLLLEGEGMLGIHEYPKDLIALIHRCAEEEGVEVVRDLRFRNATDGVVALLAGYRTATLGSVDEFKIPSNYHWPTDTAENVDYTTLAGCVRLVEAVLRALSRERQAGQGSRPEGLVAQAEGR, encoded by the coding sequence GTGAACGCCCTCGGCCAGGACGACCTGCGAGACCTCGTCACCCGCCTCGCCGCCATGGAGCGCCCCTCGGCGTCGGACGGCGAGCGTCGCGCGGCCGAGCTCATCGCCGCGGAGCTGCGCGCCGCCGGGGCGCAGCTCGTGCGGCTCGAGGAGGAGCGGGTGCACGGCACCTACTGGTGGCCGCTCGGGCTGCTCACCGGCCTCGCCGCGCTCGCCGGGCTCGGACGCAGCCGCGTGGCAGGCGTGGCGGCGGGCGCCTTCGCGGCCGCGGGCGTGGCCGACGACGTGCGCCACGAGCGCCGCTGGTTCCGCCGCCTCTTCCTCCCCAAGCGCACCACCGTCAACGTGCACGCGGAGCTGGGCCCCGCCGGCGCCGAGCACACCGTGGTTTTGGTGGCCCACCACGACGCCGCCCACTCCGGGCTGGTCTTCCACCCCGGCCCGCCGCGCTGGATCCTGCGGCGCTATCCGAAGCTGCTGGAGGCCAGCAACACCACGCCCGGCACGCTCTGGGGCGCGTTCTTCGGCCCGCTGGCGGTGGCGCTCGGCAGCCTGCTCGGGCTGCGGCCGCTGCGCCGGATAGGCGCGCTTCTCAGCCTGGGCAACGCCGCCGCCATGGCCGACATCGGGCTGCGCAAGGTCGTGCCCGGCGCCAACGACAACCTCACGGGCGTCGCCGCCGTGGTCTCTCTCGCGCACGCGCTGCGGGCCAACCCGCTCGAGCGCACGCGCGTGATCCTGCTCTCCACCGGCTCGGAGGAGTCCTTCTCGGAGGGCATGCAGGCGTGGGGCCGCCGCCACTTCCCATCCCTCCCCACCGACAGCACCGACTTCATCTGCGTGGACACCGTGGGCTCGCCGAGGCTGCTGCTGCTGGAGGGCGAGGGCATGCTCGGCATCCACGAGTACCCCAAGGACCTGATCGCGCTCATCCACCGCTGCGCGGAGGAAGAGGGTGTGGAGGTGGTGCGCGACCTGCGCTTCCGCAACGCCACCGACGGAGTAGTCGCGCTGCTCGCCGGCTACCGCACCGCCACGCTGGGCTCGGTGGACGAGTTCAAGATCCCCTCGAACTACCACTGGCCCACCGACACCGCCGAGAACGTGGACTACACGACGCTGGCCGGCTGCGTGCGCCTGGTGGAGGCCGTACTGCGTGCGCTGAGCCGGGAGCGCCAAGCCGGCCAAGGAAGCAGGCCTGAAGGCTTGGTGGCCCAAGCCGAAGGCCGATGA
- a CDS encoding type II toxin-antitoxin system HipA family toxin: MSTLASVVLWGRPIGAVSLEEGRHTAVFQYDPAFASSGIEVSPIAMPLRREPYTFPALNHDTFRGLSGLLADSLPDRYGHALIDAWLEGQGRSPGSFNAVERLCYVGTRGIGALEFRPAKGPERGRSSDIEIAALVELASEVLTQRAGLAGSFDGDGRADAVRDILSVGTSAGGARAKAVIAFNPKTEAVRSGQVDADPGFEHWLLKFDGVGAANDRELDVPQGYGVIELAYANMARAAGITMTECRLLEENGRRHFMTRRFDRPDGHSKLHMQSLGAIAHLDFNQAGAHSYEQALMVVRRLGLGMAAVEQQFRRMAFNIVARNQDDHVKNIAFLMDRGGRWSLSPAFDVTYAYAPRGKWTSSHQMSMNGRRDGFVLDDFRACAEAASMKRGRAEAIVGEVRDAVARWPEFAGDAGVDDEQVERIGRAHRLRLQPDAAAAAG; the protein is encoded by the coding sequence ATGAGCACGCTGGCGTCCGTCGTGCTGTGGGGACGGCCGATCGGCGCCGTGTCGCTCGAGGAGGGCCGGCACACCGCCGTCTTCCAGTACGACCCCGCGTTCGCGTCGAGCGGAATCGAGGTCTCGCCAATCGCCATGCCGCTGCGGCGTGAGCCCTACACGTTCCCCGCGCTCAATCACGACACGTTCCGCGGCCTGTCGGGCCTGCTCGCCGACTCGCTGCCCGACCGCTACGGCCACGCGCTCATCGATGCGTGGCTCGAGGGGCAGGGTCGCTCGCCCGGCAGCTTCAACGCCGTGGAGCGGCTCTGCTACGTGGGCACCCGGGGGATCGGGGCGCTGGAGTTCCGCCCGGCCAAGGGTCCCGAGCGGGGCCGCAGCTCCGACATCGAGATCGCGGCGCTGGTGGAGCTGGCCTCGGAGGTGCTCACACAACGCGCCGGCCTCGCCGGCTCGTTCGACGGCGACGGGAGGGCAGACGCCGTGCGCGACATCCTCAGCGTCGGCACGTCCGCCGGCGGCGCGCGCGCCAAGGCGGTGATCGCCTTCAACCCGAAGACCGAAGCGGTGCGCTCGGGCCAGGTCGATGCCGACCCGGGCTTCGAGCACTGGCTGTTGAAGTTCGACGGCGTCGGCGCCGCCAACGACCGCGAGCTGGACGTGCCCCAGGGCTACGGCGTCATCGAGCTGGCCTACGCCAACATGGCGCGCGCGGCGGGCATCACGATGACCGAATGCCGGCTGCTCGAAGAGAACGGCCGGCGCCACTTCATGACCCGCCGGTTCGATCGCCCCGACGGCCACTCGAAACTGCACATGCAGTCGCTGGGCGCCATCGCGCACCTCGACTTCAACCAGGCCGGCGCGCACTCCTACGAGCAGGCGTTGATGGTCGTCCGCCGGCTCGGCCTGGGCATGGCGGCGGTGGAGCAGCAGTTTCGTCGGATGGCGTTCAACATCGTCGCCCGCAACCAGGACGACCACGTCAAGAACATCGCGTTCCTGATGGATCGCGGCGGGCGGTGGTCGCTGTCGCCCGCATTCGACGTCACGTACGCGTACGCCCCGAGGGGGAAGTGGACCAGCAGCCATCAGATGTCGATGAACGGCAGGCGCGACGGCTTCGTGCTCGACGACTTCCGTGCCTGCGCCGAGGCCGCCTCGATGAAGCGGGGCCGCGCCGAGGCCATCGTGGGCGAGGTGCGCGACGCCGTGGCCAGATGGCCGGAGTTCGCCGGGGACGCCGGCGTGGATGACGAGCAGGTCGAGCGGATAGGGCGCGCGCACCGGTTGCGCCTGCAGCCGGACGCCGCCGCGGCCGCCGGATGA
- a CDS encoding enoyl-CoA hydratase/isomerase family protein, translating into MPTISVAERKVTYDRDGHVGVVTLADPPLNLFGAELMNELMAAMEEAEGDGPRALVIRAEGRVFTGGVDVEVFHGLTPERSAALFRELVGVVHKLEAMPFPTLACVHALCLTAGFELSLGCDMIWAGQSAKFGLVERVVGITPAMGGTQRLVERAGPARARELVMSGALYDAGTLERWNVVNKVLPDADLEEGTLAFARELADGPTRAHAATKRLVRAAIDEGVRGADARIGEIVGPLFDTDDTKAAVETFLGEGPGKATFEGR; encoded by the coding sequence TTGCCGACGATCTCCGTGGCTGAGCGCAAGGTCACCTACGACCGCGACGGCCACGTGGGCGTGGTGACCCTGGCCGACCCTCCGCTCAACCTGTTCGGCGCCGAGCTGATGAACGAGCTCATGGCCGCGATGGAGGAGGCGGAGGGCGACGGCCCGCGCGCTCTCGTCATCCGTGCCGAGGGGCGCGTGTTCACCGGCGGGGTGGACGTGGAGGTGTTCCACGGGCTCACTCCCGAGCGGTCGGCGGCGCTGTTCCGCGAGCTCGTGGGCGTCGTCCACAAGCTCGAGGCCATGCCGTTCCCCACGCTGGCGTGTGTGCACGCGCTCTGCCTCACCGCCGGCTTCGAGCTGTCGCTGGGCTGCGACATGATCTGGGCGGGTCAGTCGGCCAAGTTCGGCCTGGTGGAGCGGGTGGTGGGCATCACGCCCGCCATGGGCGGCACGCAGCGCCTCGTGGAACGCGCCGGCCCGGCCCGCGCGCGCGAGCTCGTGATGAGCGGCGCCCTCTACGACGCCGGCACGCTGGAGCGCTGGAACGTGGTCAACAAGGTGCTGCCCGACGCCGACCTCGAGGAGGGCACGCTGGCGTTCGCCCGCGAGCTGGCGGACGGGCCCACCAGGGCGCACGCCGCCACCAAGCGCCTGGTGCGCGCCGCCATCGACGAGGGCGTTCGCGGCGCGGACGCGCGGATCGGCGAGATCGTGGGCCCGCTGTTCGACACCGACGACACCAAGGCCGCCGTGGAGACCTTTCTGGGCGAAGGCCCCGGCAAGGCGACGTTCGAGGGGCGATGA
- the alr gene encoding alanine racemase, whose amino-acid sequence MGHPPERAVARVDLGAVERNCRALAGRLTGGAELCAVVKADAYGHGDTWCARAAQAGGAAWLAVATAGEAAELRRHGISGRILVMGALTREDARTALDAGADVVAWHAGFVRDLADAAGREPGVRAPVHVKLDTGMGRLGTADPDEAREVATLVEADERLELAGLMTHFATADERGDDHFAAQLGRFTAFAGDMRARHRDLRVHAANSAAALRDPAAHFDMVRCGVAVYGLDPFGEDPAEQGLEPALSLESYVAAVKRFEPGESAGYGRRWRASEPTWVGVLPIGYGDGWRRALGNNADVLVGGARRPLVGTVSMDNIAIDLGPDTDVEPGEPAVLIGAQGGERILAEEVARRLDTINYEITCGLLPRVRRHYVHP is encoded by the coding sequence GTGGGGCACCCGCCGGAGCGTGCGGTCGCCCGGGTGGACCTCGGCGCGGTGGAGCGCAACTGCCGCGCGCTGGCCGGCCGCCTGACCGGGGGCGCCGAGCTGTGCGCGGTGGTCAAAGCCGACGCCTACGGGCACGGCGACACGTGGTGCGCGCGGGCGGCGCAGGCCGGTGGAGCGGCGTGGCTGGCGGTGGCCACGGCGGGCGAGGCGGCCGAGCTGCGCCGCCACGGCATCTCCGGGCGCATCCTCGTGATGGGCGCCCTCACCCGTGAGGACGCGCGCACGGCGCTCGATGCCGGCGCGGACGTGGTGGCCTGGCACGCCGGCTTCGTGCGCGACCTGGCGGACGCGGCCGGGCGCGAGCCGGGGGTGCGTGCGCCGGTACACGTGAAGCTCGACACCGGCATGGGCCGCCTGGGCACCGCCGACCCCGACGAGGCCCGCGAGGTGGCGACGCTGGTGGAGGCGGACGAGCGGCTGGAGCTGGCGGGGCTGATGACCCACTTCGCCACCGCCGACGAGCGCGGCGACGACCACTTCGCTGCCCAGCTCGGGCGCTTCACCGCCTTCGCCGGGGACATGCGCGCACGCCACCGCGACCTGCGGGTGCACGCCGCCAACAGCGCCGCGGCCCTGCGCGACCCCGCGGCGCACTTCGACATGGTCCGCTGCGGCGTGGCCGTCTACGGCCTCGACCCCTTCGGCGAGGACCCCGCCGAGCAGGGCCTGGAGCCCGCGCTCTCGCTCGAGTCCTACGTGGCCGCGGTCAAGCGCTTCGAGCCGGGTGAGAGCGCCGGTTACGGGCGCCGCTGGCGTGCGAGCGAGCCCACCTGGGTCGGCGTGCTGCCGATCGGGTACGGCGACGGCTGGCGGCGCGCCCTCGGCAACAACGCCGACGTCCTCGTGGGCGGCGCCCGCCGGCCGCTCGTGGGCACCGTCAGCATGGACAACATCGCGATCGACCTCGGCCCCGACACCGACGTGGAGCCCGGCGAGCCCGCCGTGCTGATCGGCGCCCAGGGCGGCGAGCGGATCCTGGCGGAGGAAGTGGCGCGGCGGCTGGACACGATCAACTACGAGATCACGTGCGGGCTGCTGCCGCGCGTCCGCCGCCACTACGTGCACCCATGA
- the infA gene encoding translation initiation factor IF-1, which translates to MPKEEKIEMEGEITEALPNTMFRVKLDNDHEVLGHISGKMRRHYIRILPGDRVKIELSPYDLDRGRITYRYK; encoded by the coding sequence ATGCCCAAGGAAGAGAAAATCGAGATGGAGGGAGAGATCACCGAGGCTCTCCCCAACACCATGTTCCGGGTCAAGCTGGACAACGACCACGAGGTCCTCGGCCACATCTCGGGCAAGATGCGCCGGCACTACATCCGCATCCTGCCCGGTGACCGGGTGAAGATCGAGCTCTCGCCCTACGACCTGGACCGGGGCCGCATCACCTACCGCTACAAGTAG
- a CDS encoding cold-shock protein produces MATGTVKWFNDEKGFGFITPDEGGKDLFVHHTGIDGQGFKTLQPDAKVEFDSEEGPKGPKAVNVRAL; encoded by the coding sequence ATGGCAACTGGAACCGTGAAGTGGTTCAACGACGAGAAGGGCTTCGGCTTCATCACGCCCGACGAGGGCGGCAAGGACCTCTTCGTGCATCACACGGGCATCGACGGCCAGGGCTTCAAGACCCTGCAGCCCGACGCGAAGGTCGAATTCGACTCCGAGGAGGGTCCCAAGGGTCCCAAGGCCGTCAACGTCCGCGCGCTCTAA